From the genome of Candidatus Nealsonbacteria bacterium, one region includes:
- a CDS encoding YraN family protein — protein KLGEKIAEDYLRKKRYRILDKNFLFRIPGHPQKGEIDIVARPRRNVFDILQGKKEDVIHFIEVKTLSSDRIIFPEEKVNYFKQKKLIKTAQFWLQKNKIPLNSKWQIDIISIIIDFGTKKAKIKFYKNIVS, from the coding sequence GAAAATTGGGGGAAAAAATTGCCGAAGATTATTTAAGAAAAAAAAGATACCGGATTTTAGACAAAAATTTTTTATTTAGAATCCCCGGCCATCCCCAAAAGGGAGAAATTGATATTGTCGCCAGACCTCGCAGGAATGTCTTTGATATCCTGCAGGGCAAGAAAGAAGATGTTATTCATTTTATTGAAGTAAAAACCCTGAGTTCGGATAGAATAATTTTTCCGGAAGAAAAAGTAAATTATTTTAAACAAAAAAAATTAATAAAAACAGCTCAATTTTGGTTGCAAAAAAACAAAATCCCCTTGAACTCCAAATGGCAAATTGATATAATTTCAATAATAATTGATTTTGGGACCAAAAAAGCGAAAATTAAATTTTATAAAAACATTGTTTCTTAA